Proteins encoded together in one Camelina sativa cultivar DH55 chromosome 9, Cs, whole genome shotgun sequence window:
- the LOC104711436 gene encoding extensin-like gives MLSKMKVIALLSFLLIFPLCSSKIGERHEDGVPHTIQYSVKMVEERIPKMMDYPEGGANPSHDQKINGWGRPVRPPPPQMNEMNHKKINGWGRPVRPPPPQMNEMNHQKINGWGRPVRPPPPNHETTNSWSIPPPPNHETTNSWSIPPPPNHETTNSWSIPPPPNHETTNSWSIPPPPNQKTNSWSIPPPPNHETTNSWSIPPPPNHETTNSWSIPPPPNHETTNSWSIPPPPNHETTNSWSIPPPPNHETTNSWSIPPPPNQQRINGWGRPVRPPPPQINYKNHDNEAKI, from the exons ATGCTTTCAAAGATGAAAGTGATAGCTCTCTTGTCGTTCTTGCTCATTTTTCCATTGTGTTCTTCaa agATTGGAGAGAGACATGAAGATGGAGTTCCTCACACCATCCAATATTCAGTAAAGATG gTTGAAGAAAGAATCCCAAAAATGATGGATTATCCAGAAGGAGGCGCAAACCCAAGCCACGATCAGAAAATAAACGGTTGGGGTCGTCCTGTGCGACCACCGCCACCACAGATGAATGAGATGaatcataagaaaataaatggtTGGGGTCGTCCTGTGCGACCACCACCACCGCAGATGAATGAGATGAATCATCAGAAAATAAACGGTTGGGGTCGTCCTGTGCGACCACCGCCACCGAATCATGAGACAACCAACAGTTGGAGtattccaccaccaccaaatcaTGAGACAACAAACAGTTGGAGTATTCCACCACCGCCAAATCATGAGACAACCAACAGTTGGAGTATTCCACCGCCACCGAATCATGAGACAACCAACAGTTGGAGTATTCCTCCACCACCGAATCAGAAAACCAACAGTTGGAGTATTCCACCGCCACCGAATCATGAGACAACCAACAGTTGGAGTATTCCACCGCCACCAAATCATGAGACAACCAACAGTTGGAGTATTCCACCGCCACCAAATCATGAGACAACCAACAGTTGGAGTATTCCACCGCCGCCCAATCATGAGACAACTAATAGTTGGAGTATTCCACCGCCGCCAAATCATGAGACAACCAACAGTTGGAGTATTCCACCGCCACCGAATCAGCAAAGAATCAATGGTTGGGGTCGTCCTGTGCGACCACCACCACCGCAGATAAACTATAAGAATCATGATAACGAAGCAAAGatttaa